A genomic segment from Acyrthosiphon pisum isolate AL4f chromosome A3, pea_aphid_22Mar2018_4r6ur, whole genome shotgun sequence encodes:
- the LOC107884077 gene encoding uncharacterized protein LOC107884077 gives MESYLDEVNNNRNMGITTLLEDTVKNRNLDQITSLKLQAPMSVNRLCMLGTYVPNLVELDLTDSFLPSFRDFAFKLDNLKVLKVASCNLKSLDGVWNIPNVEELFASDNDISDLMLCSTLVKLTTLDLSRNKIMDLTRLHFLNFCEQLRCLSLSGCPVAKVENFEKNVRNILPNLNHFNGNQTSEIEQVKPKLTIESIVCGNITAALRSRKTNYSGNKDVRFGDIHKVSNDDKK, from the exons atggaaTCATACTTGGACGAGGTAAACAACAACAGAAATATGGGTATAACAACACTATTG GAGGATACTGTCAAAAACAGAAATTTGGATCAAATCACTTCACTTAAATTACAAGCTCCTATGTCTGTAAATCGTTTGTGTATGCTGGGTACATATGTGCCAAATTTAGTGGAGCTTGATTTAACAGACAGTTTTCTTCCGTCATTCAG AGATTTTGCTTTTAAACTTGATAATTTGAAAGTTCTAAAAGTAGCCTCATGCAACCTAAAGTCATTGGATGGAGTTTGGAACATACCAAATGTAGAAGAGTTATTTGCCTCTGACAATGATATTAGTGACCTAATGCTATGCTCTACACTGGTTAAACTCACCACTCTAGACTTATCTAG aaataaaatcatGGATTTGACAAGGTTACACTTTTTAAACTTTTGCGAACAATTACGATGTTTATCATTGTCGGGATGTCCAGTGgctaaagttgaaaatttcgAGAAAAATGTCCGCAACATTTTACCAaacttaaatcattttaatggaAATCAAACTTCAg aaattgaacaAGTTAAACCCAAATTGACCATTGAATCAATTGTTTGTGGCAATATTACTGCAGCATTACGAAGTAGAAAAACCAACTACAGTGGAAATAAG GATGTACGGTTTGGAGATATACATAAAGTATCTAATGATGACAAGAagtaa
- the LOC100164211 gene encoding GPN-loop GTPase 3: protein MRYAQLVMGPAGSGKSTYCSAVAEHIENEKNSVMIVNLDPAAERFKYSPTVDIRELIHVDDAMDDEILHFGPNGGLVFCMEYLIENQDWLREQLGEDDDDYILFDLPGQIELYTHMKTVKQLAELLQNWGFNVCSVMLIDSQFMVDGPKFISGTMAALSVMINLELPHVNVLSKMDLLSKTARKHLDNYLEPDTRALLSDVKNHTTWGKKYRYLTKCIGRMIEDYSLVQFVPLNIKDEESISGLLYTINTMIQYGEDQDVRMTDFDQQDSDDNAGGVEEFD, encoded by the exons ATGAGGTATGCTCAGTTGGTGATGGGACCAGCCGGGAGCGGAaag TCCACATATTGTTCAGCTGTAGCAGAACATatcgaaaatgaaaaaaattcagtgATGATAGTTAATTTGGATCCAGCAGCTGAACGTTTCAAGTATTCTCCAACTGTTGATATACGTGAATTGATTCACGTTGATGATGCTATGGATGAtgaaatattgcattttggACCCAATGGAGGATTAGTATTTTGTATGga atatttaatagaaaatcaAGATTGGCTTAGGGAACAGTTGGGTGAAGACGATGATGACTATATTCTATTTGATTTGCCCGGACAAATAGAACTATATACTCATATGAAAACTGTTAAACAACTGGCAGAATTACTCCAAAACTGGGGATTCAATGTGTGTTCAGTTATGTTGATCGATTCTCAGTTTATGGTAGATGGACCAAAGTTCATTTCtg gAACAATGGCTGCTTTATCAGTTATGATTAACTTAGAACTTCCGCATGTTAATGTTCTTTCAAAAATGGATTTACTTAGTAAAACAGCTAGAAAACACTTGgacaa TTATTTAGAGCCAGATACTCGTGCATTGCTGTCTGATGTTAAAAATCATACAACCTGGGGAAAGAAATATCGGTATTTAACTAAATGTATTGGTAGAATGATCGAGGACTACAGTCTTGTTCAATTTGTACCATTAAACATAAAAGATGAGGAAAGTATTTCTGGTTTACTATATACTATTAACACAATGATTCAGTATGGCGAAGATCAAGATGTTCGTATGACTGATTTTGATCAACAAGATTCAGATGATAATGCAGGAGGCGTTGAAGAATTTGATTAG
- the LOC100166248 gene encoding probable nucleoporin Nup58 isoform X2, with protein sequence MSMFNLSGFTPANNAGNAATPQFGFGTSLGSWPSSSTSSTTTTFGAPTTSLTFGANPTLATTTTKPGFSLGNNAASNVPLNLSFGSTATTAATTASPFSLGTTALNAKPTATLTGTQLTLGTTANVTTSAAPVSRGLGGLDTTSNINQAQNKAVPALEMPVPNEILQLVNNLKDFLKQQKTMSTELARMSSKGSNEVAGDITLCQKNLQFIEHNLDKQKTSVEKLKYETNKCLQDFEIAQRNHDHPAMVQTDMESNIKYFAELIKSLQEKGNILKNEIENTQQYLATLPYNNNVTVDELRRIGEMYYKNVIALAGHLHGIHNEVQVLKARHLSFRREILNDNTNIFQLNQNPSSSSFFTSRPDTTGPNPFLGLNITASAALNLGTFGLDQPGALQNQDSTSVRSNFG encoded by the exons ATGTCTATGTTTAATTTAAGTGGTTTTACTCCGGCGAATAACGCAGGAAATGCAGCAAC TCCTCAATTTGGATTTGGAACATCGCTAGGAAGTTGGCCATCATCATCAACATCATCGACCACAACTACTTTTG GTGCTCCTACAACTTCATTAACATTTGGAGCTAATCCTACATTAGCAACAACTACAACTAAACCAG gatTTTCTCTTGGTAACAATGCAGCTTCAAATGTTCCATTAAATCTTTCTTTTGGCTCAACTGCAACTACAGCTGCTACAACTGCTTCTCCGTTTTCACTTGGAACTACAGCATTGAATGCCAAACCTACAGCAACTCTTACTGGTACACAATTAACATTAGGAACAACTGCTAATGTTACTACTTCTGCTGCTCCTG tttCTCGTGGTCTTGGTGGTCTAGATACAACTTCAAATATAAACCAAG cACAAAATAAAGCTGTACCTGCTCTTGAAATGCCTGTGCCCAATGAAATTTTACAATTAGTCAATAATTTAAA AGATTTTCTCAAGCAACAAAAAACAATGAGCACTGAATTGGCACGCATGTCATCTAAAGGTTCAAATGAAGTCGCAGGAGATATAACATTgtgtcaaaaaaatttacagtttatagaacataatttagataaacaaaaaacatctgttgaaaagttaaaatatgaaactaataag tgTTTACAAGATTTTGAAATTGCTCAACGTAATCATGACCATCCAGCAATGGTTCAAACAGATATGGAATCTAATATCAAATACTTTGCTGAGCTTATCAAATCATTACAAGAGAAaggaaacatattaaaaaatgaaattgaaaatactcaACAATATTTAGCAACATTGCCTTATAATAACAATGTCACGGTAGATG agtTGAGAAGAATCGGGGAAATGTATTACAAGAATGTAATTGCATTAGCTGGTCATTTGCATGGTATACACAATGAAGTTCAAGTGTTAAAAGCAAGGCATTTGTCTTTTCGAAGAGAAATTTTGaatgataatacaaatatttttcaattgaatcaAAATCCAAGTTCATCTAGTTTCTTTACATCTCGTCCGGATACTACTGGTCCTAATCCATTTTTAGGGttaa atataacaGCTTCAGCAGCACTTAACTTAGGAACGTTTGGATTAGACCAGCCTGGTGCTCTTCAAAACCAAG attcAACTAGCGTGCGATCAAATTTTGgataa
- the LOC100166248 gene encoding probable nucleoporin Nup58 isoform X1, translated as MSMFNLSGFTPANNAGNAATPQFGFGTSLGSWPSSSTSSTTTTFGNLGATNNKPATNTQFPSFGNVGAPTTSLTFGANPTLATTTTKPGFSLGNNAASNVPLNLSFGSTATTAATTASPFSLGTTALNAKPTATLTGTQLTLGTTANVTTSAAPVSRGLGGLDTTSNINQAQNKAVPALEMPVPNEILQLVNNLKDFLKQQKTMSTELARMSSKGSNEVAGDITLCQKNLQFIEHNLDKQKTSVEKLKYETNKCLQDFEIAQRNHDHPAMVQTDMESNIKYFAELIKSLQEKGNILKNEIENTQQYLATLPYNNNVTVDELRRIGEMYYKNVIALAGHLHGIHNEVQVLKARHLSFRREILNDNTNIFQLNQNPSSSSFFTSRPDTTGPNPFLGLNITASAALNLGTFGLDQPGALQNQDSTSVRSNFG; from the exons ATGTCTATGTTTAATTTAAGTGGTTTTACTCCGGCGAATAACGCAGGAAATGCAGCAAC TCCTCAATTTGGATTTGGAACATCGCTAGGAAGTTGGCCATCATCATCAACATCATCGACCACAACTACTTTTGGTAACTTAGGGGCCACTAATAATAAGCCTGCTACAAATACACAATTTCCTTCATTTGGTAATGTAGGTGCTCCTACAACTTCATTAACATTTGGAGCTAATCCTACATTAGCAACAACTACAACTAAACCAG gatTTTCTCTTGGTAACAATGCAGCTTCAAATGTTCCATTAAATCTTTCTTTTGGCTCAACTGCAACTACAGCTGCTACAACTGCTTCTCCGTTTTCACTTGGAACTACAGCATTGAATGCCAAACCTACAGCAACTCTTACTGGTACACAATTAACATTAGGAACAACTGCTAATGTTACTACTTCTGCTGCTCCTG tttCTCGTGGTCTTGGTGGTCTAGATACAACTTCAAATATAAACCAAG cACAAAATAAAGCTGTACCTGCTCTTGAAATGCCTGTGCCCAATGAAATTTTACAATTAGTCAATAATTTAAA AGATTTTCTCAAGCAACAAAAAACAATGAGCACTGAATTGGCACGCATGTCATCTAAAGGTTCAAATGAAGTCGCAGGAGATATAACATTgtgtcaaaaaaatttacagtttatagaacataatttagataaacaaaaaacatctgttgaaaagttaaaatatgaaactaataag tgTTTACAAGATTTTGAAATTGCTCAACGTAATCATGACCATCCAGCAATGGTTCAAACAGATATGGAATCTAATATCAAATACTTTGCTGAGCTTATCAAATCATTACAAGAGAAaggaaacatattaaaaaatgaaattgaaaatactcaACAATATTTAGCAACATTGCCTTATAATAACAATGTCACGGTAGATG agtTGAGAAGAATCGGGGAAATGTATTACAAGAATGTAATTGCATTAGCTGGTCATTTGCATGGTATACACAATGAAGTTCAAGTGTTAAAAGCAAGGCATTTGTCTTTTCGAAGAGAAATTTTGaatgataatacaaatatttttcaattgaatcaAAATCCAAGTTCATCTAGTTTCTTTACATCTCGTCCGGATACTACTGGTCCTAATCCATTTTTAGGGttaa atataacaGCTTCAGCAGCACTTAACTTAGGAACGTTTGGATTAGACCAGCCTGGTGCTCTTCAAAACCAAG attcAACTAGCGTGCGATCAAATTTTGgataa
- the LOC100169023 gene encoding proteasome subunit alpha type-3 gives MSSIGTGYDLSASQFSPDGRVFQVEYAFKAVENSGTAIALRGSDGVVFAVEKLVTSKLHEDCTGKRLFSVENHIGMAVGGLTADSSAILDVAREEAKAFRQNFRTPISLKYLNERVSMYIHAHTLYSAIRPFGCAVIIGSYDPKEGPQMYMIDPAGVSFGYFGCAIGKAKQAAKTEIEKLNMKTMTCKELIKEAAKIIYMVHDELKDKHFELELSWVGSHTNGKHEEVSKEVFDDALKYAKASLDDDSGSDGE, from the exons atgagTTCAATTGGAACTGGT TATGATTTATCAGCATCTCAGTTTTCGCCTGATGGTCGAGTATTTCAAGTTGAATATGCTTTCAAAGCAGTTGAAAATAGTGg AACTGCTATAGCTTTACGTGGTTCTGATGGTGTCGTTTTTGCTGTGGAGAAGTTGGTCACGTCGAAACTTCATGAAGATTGCACAGGAAAAAGATTGTTTAGTGTGGAAAATCATATTGGAATG GCTGTTGGAGGATTGACTGCTGATTCCAGTGCAATATTAGATGTCGCACGAGAGGAAGCGAAAGCATTTCGTCAGAATTTCCGTACGCccatttcattgaaatatttaaatgaacgaGTATCCATGTACATACATGCTCATACATTGTACAGTGCTATTAGGCCTTTTGGATGTGCTGTTATTATTGGCTCTTATGATCCTAAGGAAGGTCCTCAAATGTATATGATTGATCCAGCTGGAGTATCATTT gGATATTTTGGATGTGCTATTGGTAAAGCTAAACAAGCGGCCAAAACTGAAATAGAAAAGTTGAATATGAAGACAATGACATGTAAAGAATTGATTAAAGAAGCTGCTAAGAT aatttacatGGTGCATGATGAGTTGaaagataaacattttgaacTTGAACTTAGCTGGGTTGGTAGCCATACTAATGGAAAACATGAAGAAGTTTCAAAAGAAGTATTTGATGATGCATTGAAATATGCCAAGGCATCTCTGGATGATGATTCTGGTTCAGATGGAGAGTAA
- the LOC100168292 gene encoding cell division control protein 45 homolog, which yields MFVEDLVKGFYDIISKNKILILVNYDVDAICAVKILQCILRFDNIVYVLVPVKTVSELKKAFEEQKVDVKYVVLINCGGTLDIIEILEPEENITFFVVDSHRPTDICNIYSSSQVRVLTPPDDEEKIPDFEDIFNENESSDEDVDSDELDEEESDIVNVNSVEEQQNKRRKLDQTTLVKRRERRRWEENRKKLLFDYTQFSYYGRSAAMLMFDLAWKLHRESVDLLWWGIVGVTEQYILGKTERMRYLREVELIAGHIGRICDSTAINDDEDNMSQSSMPKPSNTSTHVRIESEKDLLLALYRHWTIECSLRYSMFTAVSLKLWTIKGEKRLKQILAEMGLPLAESRQMYHSMDLSLRKQFYGMMEKISNTHNLLQMTYPSFMLHQGFKTRYQCADYVYSMVATLETNSRESSPTQCFYNTMDSLSRSKKDFLDQGIEKAKWILSNMFRHVQAALDMRQVILAGPFYYLIVQEGTLHSQHYSNPHCLIMLASFALRAQVASSRKIKATRLPLIASATLDSDQDTCLVVGIPPITESMPRSFFGKAFEQVSNKTNIEVSLDYFDSSIAKMQTKDRPKFFDALTALLS from the exons ATGTTTGTTGAAGATTTAGTCAAAGGATTTTATGacataatttcaaaaaac aaaattttgattttggtgAACTATGATGTGGATGCAATTTGTGCTGTGAAAATACTTCAGTGCATATTACGTTTTGACAATATAGTTTATGTGCTTGTACCGGTAAAAACTGTTTCAGAGTTAAAAAAAGCTTTTGAAGAGCAAAAAGTCGAT gtaaagtATGTTGTGTTAATCAATTGTGGCGGTACATtagatataatagaaatattagaaCCAGaggaaaatattactttttttgttgttgacAGTCATAGACCTACAGATATATGTAACATTTATAGTAGTTCTCAG GTTAGAGTACTGACCCCTCCTGATGATGAAGAAAAAATTCCTGAttttgaagacatttttaatgagaatgaa tcATCAGACGAAGATGTCGATTCCGATGAACTGGATGAAGAAGAATCTGATATTGTTAATGTCAATAGCGTTGAAGAACAACAAAACAAACGAAGAAAACTTGATCAAACTACACTAGTTAAAAGAAGGGAAAGAAGAAGATGggaagaaaatagaaaaaaattgttatttgattATACTCAATTTTCATACTATGGGCGTTCG gctGCAATGTTAATGTTTGATCTTGCTTGGAAATTACACAGAGAATCTGTTGATTTATtgtg GTGGGGAATTGTTGGTGTGACTGAACAGTACATCTTGGGCAAGACAGAACGTATGCGTTACCTCAGAGAAGTAGAATTGATAGCCGGTCACATTGGTCGTATTTGTGATTCTACAGCTATTAATGATGATGAAGATAATATGTCACAATCTTCAATGCCTAAACCCTCAAACACTTCTACACATGTTCGAATTGAATCCGAAAAAGA TCTACTATTGGCTCTATACAGACATTGGACAATTGAATGCAGTCTTCGATATTCAATGTTTACAGCAGTATCTTTGAAACTTTGGACGATTAAAGGGGAAAAAAgactaaaacaaatattagcAGAAATGGG gtTACCTCTAGCTGAAAGTCGTCAAATGTACCATTCAATGGATTTAAGTTTACGTAAACAATTTTATGGTATGATGGAAAAAATTTCCAATAcccataatttattacaaatgacTTATCCTTCGTTTATGCTACATCAAGGATTTAAAACGAGGTATCAATGTGCTGACTATGTTTATTCAATGGTTGCTACATTAGAAACCAAT TCTCGTGAAAGTTCCCCTACACAGTGTTTTTATAACACAATGGATTCGTTGTCCAG atcaaaaaaagattttttagaCCAAGGAATAGAAAAAGCCAAGTGGATATTGTCCAACATGTTTAGGCATGTCCAGGCAGCATTGGACATGAGACAAGTCATATTAGCTGGcccattttactatttaattgtaCAAGAG GGTACATTGCATTCTCAGCACTATTCCAATCCACACTGCTTAATTATGTTAGCATCATTTGCGTTAAGAGCACAAGTAGCGTCCTCAAGAAAAATCAAAGCTACTCGTTTGCCATTAATTGCTTCAGCAACTCTTGATTCAGATCAAGATACATGTCTAGTAGTTGGTATCCCTCCTATCACCGAGTCAATGCCTAGAAG tttttttggaaaAGCATTCGAACAAGTTTCCAACAAAACGAATATTGAAGTTTCATTGGATTACTTCGATTCGTCTATTGCAAAAATGCAAACTAAAGATCGACCAAAGTTTTTTGATGCCCTGACAGCGTTACTTAGTTGA
- the Crop gene encoding cisplatin resistance-associated overexpressed protein gives MAVSAAAALLDELMGRNRNDGPNAQKKPVHWEDPEFCKYFMVKFCPHDLFVNTRADLGACPKVHCEEAKTQYNEASSRSKIQYEDEFVAFATSLLNDVERRIEKGKQRLELMNKTETPVSHSNSQSQKNQEQIKLLSEKINGLVQEAEQMGTRGHVEEAQGLMKLCDQLKEERDTLRKQNESIHWSQTYELAAAQEKQMEVCEVCGAFLIVGDAQSRIDDHLMGKQHMGYARLKNAVNEIQEQRKKYVEEREKLREEERKKRMDRTRSNSKDIDRHSRNANDDKRSKSSRDRSHHRTDRKSERHERERRRSRSRSDRRSSNSHRHRGHNGNSRRDH, from the exons ATGGCAGTATCGGCAGCTGCTGCGTTACTCGATGAACTTATGGGGAGAAACCGGAACGACGGTCCGAACGCTCAAAAGAAACCTGTACATTGGGAAGATCCTGag ttttgTAAATACTTTATGGTTAAATTTTGTCCTCACGATCTATTTGTCAACACCCGTGCTGATCTTGGAGCTTGCCCAAAGGTTCATTGCGAAGAAgctaaaacacaatataatgaaGCTAGTAGCCGTTCCAAAATACAATACGAAGATGAATTTGTGGCATTTGCTACTAGTTTATTAAATGATGTTGAGCGCCGCATCGAAAAAGGGAAACAAAGGTTGGAGCTTATGAATAAAACTGAAACG ccGGTGTCCCATTCTAATAGCCAAAGTCAAAAAAACCAGgagcaaattaaattattgtcagaaaaaataaatgggtTAGTGCAAGAAGCTGAACAAATGGGTACACGTGGTCATGTTGAAGAAGCTCAGGGACTTATGAAGCTTTGCGATCAATTAAAAGAAGAACGTGATACATTGAGAAAGCAAAATGAAAGCATTCATTGGTCAcaa acataTGAACTAGCTGCTGCTCAAGAAAAACAAATGGAAGTATGTGAAGTTTGTGGAGCTTTTTTAATTGTTGGCGATGCTCAGTCGCGTATTGATGATCATTTGATGGGAAAACAACACATGGGTTATGCTCGATTAAAAAATGCAGTAAATGAAATACAGGAGCAAAGGAAAAAATATGTAGAAGAAAGAGAAAAACTACGCgaagaagaaagaaaaaaacgCATGGACCgtactag GAGTAATTCTAAAGACATAGACAGACATAGTCGTAATGCTAATGATGACAAGAGATCTAAAAGCTCTAGAGACCGATCCCATCATAGAACTGATAG aAAATCTGAACGACATGAAAGAGAAAGACGGAGAAGTAGAAGTCGCAGTGATCGTCGTTCTTCTAATAGTCATAGGCAtagag ggcACAATGGCAACAGTCGTAGAGACCACTAG
- the ACYPI30670 gene encoding uncharacterized protein LOC100575407, which translates to MEETNVPFHSTTTLVLRPQANDGQVVHLKLKKPKKSHKQVSWDAHTVDNEHLNKKKSKCCCIYKKPKKFGEPDTDESNESDDECASCVGNKKTHQLHKPENKIDEPKEDEC; encoded by the coding sequence atggAAGAAACTAATGTACCATTCCATAGTACTACAACATTGGTGTTACGCCCACAAGCAAATGATGGCCAAGTagtgcatttaaaattaaagaaaccaAAAAAGAGTCACAAACAGGTTAGTTGGGATGCACACACTGTTGACAATGAGCACTTGAACAAGAAAAAGAGCAAATGTTGTTGTATctacaaaaaaccaaaaaaatttggAGAGCCTGATACAGACGAAAGCAATGAAAGTGACGATGAATGTGCCAGTTGCGTGGGGAATAAAAAAACGCATCAACTTCATAAGCCTGAAAACAAAATCGATGAACCTAAAGAAGACGaatgttaa